A part of Thermocrinis albus DSM 14484 genomic DNA contains:
- a CDS encoding aspartate carbamoyltransferase catalytic subunit — MRSLISVLDLNREDVLNLYQLFLDFKRGRREKLDGSVMLLFLESSTRTRLSFEKACRQLGLETYYAGKGETSIDKGETLLDTFRTLKYLGFDAVVFRIPFVLFPYQEYIREGIVLVNAGDGTHQHPTQGLVDLFTAMEVFGSLEGVKVLFVGDILHSRVFRSTAPLFRMMGAQIGICGPATLLPYDPSSLGVSMVFHQVEEGLRWADLVEYLRLQKERFKENYISSERSYFAQFGMTKERYEGFKGYVMHPGPVNLYVDMDPEVVYGERSLVAEQVRNGVFVRMAVMYYLMKDG, encoded by the coding sequence ATGAGGAGTCTTATATCGGTCCTGGACCTCAACAGAGAGGATGTACTGAATCTCTACCAGCTTTTTCTGGACTTTAAGAGGGGTAGAAGGGAAAAACTGGATGGGTCAGTCATGCTGCTTTTCTTGGAAAGTTCCACCCGTACACGCCTCTCCTTTGAAAAGGCATGCCGACAGTTGGGCTTGGAAACTTACTATGCCGGCAAAGGAGAAACCTCTATAGATAAGGGAGAAACTCTATTAGACACTTTCCGAACGCTGAAATATCTGGGATTTGACGCGGTGGTGTTTCGGATCCCCTTCGTCCTATTCCCATACCAGGAGTACATAAGGGAAGGTATCGTGCTTGTTAACGCGGGAGATGGTACACATCAACATCCAACACAGGGACTAGTGGATCTCTTCACCGCTATGGAGGTTTTTGGATCTTTGGAAGGTGTTAAGGTGCTCTTTGTGGGAGACATTCTCCACAGCAGAGTGTTTAGGTCCACGGCTCCCCTGTTTCGTATGATGGGAGCTCAGATAGGAATATGTGGTCCTGCTACTCTCCTTCCCTATGATCCTTCATCCTTAGGTGTGAGCATGGTATTTCACCAAGTGGAAGAAGGTTTAAGGTGGGCGGATCTTGTGGAATACCTTCGACTTCAGAAGGAACGTTTTAAGGAGAACTATATATCTTCCGAGAGAAGTTACTTTGCCCAGTTTGGTATGACAAAGGAGAGGTACGAGGGATTCAAAGGTTACGTGATGCATCCGGGACCTGTTAACTTGTACGTGGACATGGATCCTGAGGTGGTGTACGGGGAAAGATCCTTAGTGGCTGAGCAGGTAAGGAACGGCGTGTTTGTACGTATGGCGGTGATGTACTATCTTATGAAAGATGGCTAA
- the coaBC gene encoding bifunctional phosphopantothenoylcysteine decarboxylase/phosphopantothenate--cysteine ligase CoaBC, with protein sequence MAKILLGISSSIAVYKMCDLIRELRKRGHQIRVIMTPFSERFIGRLTFEALTGYKVYVDWEEDPFLHINLPRWSDLFLIAPCSVNTLSKIANGICDNLLVTSVLAHKGPLLVAPAANVEMYKNPAVQENIRKLKERGIIVIEPETGPLACEEEGQGRLANQERLLDWIEWAIRPYKPLRGKKALVTVGATREFIDSVRYISNLSSGKMGMAIARVLRWYGADVTLVTAFTTENPPPEVEVLRVVSAEDMRREVLRLLPQTHLLVMNAAVSDFTPLEKHSGKIKKKDQMILKLTKTPDILEEVARSKGNTFVVGFALEEEEVLLQEGKRKLLQKRLDMLVANPIDVMGSEQHRGYILYPEGKEEVFSFPNKLESAEFIVKKIVEKITG encoded by the coding sequence ATGGCTAAGATCCTTTTGGGTATCTCCTCATCTATAGCCGTATACAAAATGTGTGATCTGATAAGGGAGCTGCGTAAGAGGGGACATCAGATAAGAGTCATCATGACTCCCTTTTCCGAGAGGTTTATAGGGAGGCTCACCTTTGAGGCTCTCACTGGGTACAAGGTTTACGTGGACTGGGAGGAAGACCCTTTTTTACACATAAACTTACCAAGATGGAGTGATCTGTTCCTTATAGCACCCTGTAGTGTTAACACCCTCTCTAAGATAGCTAACGGCATATGCGATAATCTTCTGGTCACTTCTGTGCTGGCTCATAAAGGACCCCTCTTGGTGGCTCCCGCAGCCAACGTGGAGATGTACAAAAATCCTGCTGTGCAAGAGAATATCAGAAAACTGAAAGAGAGGGGGATCATAGTTATAGAACCTGAGACAGGTCCTCTGGCCTGTGAGGAGGAAGGACAGGGCCGTCTGGCAAATCAAGAGCGTCTCTTAGACTGGATAGAGTGGGCCATAAGGCCTTACAAGCCTCTGAGAGGGAAAAAAGCTTTGGTGACGGTAGGTGCCACAAGGGAGTTTATAGACAGCGTCAGATACATATCTAACCTATCAAGCGGTAAGATGGGTATGGCTATAGCAAGGGTACTGCGCTGGTACGGTGCGGATGTAACACTGGTTACGGCTTTTACTACCGAGAATCCACCTCCTGAGGTGGAGGTGCTGAGAGTGGTTTCGGCAGAGGATATGAGGAGGGAAGTTCTGAGGCTGCTCCCTCAGACTCACCTACTGGTTATGAACGCTGCCGTCTCGGACTTTACACCCCTTGAAAAACACTCCGGAAAGATAAAGAAGAAGGATCAGATGATCCTGAAACTGACAAAAACACCCGACATACTGGAGGAGGTGGCAAGATCCAAAGGTAACACTTTTGTGGTAGGTTTTGCCTTGGAGGAGGAGGAGGTACTTCTTCAAGAGGGAAAGAGGAAGTTGCTGCAGAAAAGGTTGGATATGTTGGTGGCAAACCCTATAGATGTTATGGGTTCGGAGCAACACAGAGGTTATATCCTGTATCCGGAGGGTAAGGAGGAGGTTTTCTCCTTCCCCAACAAGTTGGAGTCGGCCGAGTTCATAGTGAAAAAGATCGTTGAGAAAATCACAGGATAA
- the serA gene encoding phosphoglycerate dehydrogenase yields the protein MFKVLVTDPIHPKGLELLQREPDLEVDYEPDITYDRLLQIVENYHCIITRSRTPVTAELLSRAENLKVVGRAGVGVDNVDIEEASRRGILVVNTPGANTIGATELTLCHMLNVLRNAHQAHKTLTEGRWDRNKFMGRELYGKTLGIIGLGNIGSQVAIRAKAFGMKVMAYDPYIPREKADRLGVKLVDKLHDMLPHVDILTIHAPLTHETRNMITKRELEMMKDGAVLINCARGGIVKEEDLLWALETGKLSGVGLDVFSVEPPSHEFIKKLSAFPNVSLSPHIGANTYESQENVAVIVAQQVIKALRGQTVEYVVNAPFPDLSVLTLIKPHLDLAEKMGKFLVQWAGEGIQEVHIEVRGDIAPHFHPIASAVLMGILREVVDFPINIINASYVARDRGIKVEELTSEESVDFKHYIKVVAKSGNTEKVVAGTVLEESLLRLVRIDSYMVDVEPEGILLIFENKDVPGVIGKVGSILGRANVNIAGFRLGREKKGGIALGILNLDDPVPEEVLAELKAVPEIFFVRQVIL from the coding sequence ATGTTTAAAGTTCTCGTGACCGATCCCATACACCCTAAGGGACTGGAGCTTTTGCAGAGAGAACCTGACCTTGAAGTGGATTACGAGCCTGACATCACCTACGACAGACTTCTTCAAATAGTGGAAAACTACCACTGTATCATCACCAGAAGCAGGACACCCGTTACAGCAGAGCTTCTGTCAAGGGCAGAGAATCTGAAGGTGGTGGGAAGAGCGGGTGTAGGTGTAGACAACGTGGACATAGAGGAAGCCTCTCGTAGAGGCATACTGGTGGTAAACACACCTGGAGCCAACACTATAGGTGCTACCGAGCTTACCTTATGCCACATGCTGAACGTACTCCGTAACGCCCACCAAGCTCACAAGACACTCACCGAAGGAAGGTGGGACAGAAACAAGTTTATGGGAAGAGAGCTTTACGGTAAGACTCTCGGTATTATAGGTCTGGGTAACATAGGGTCTCAGGTAGCCATAAGGGCCAAGGCTTTCGGTATGAAGGTTATGGCCTATGACCCCTACATACCCCGTGAAAAAGCGGACAGATTAGGTGTGAAACTGGTGGACAAACTGCATGATATGCTGCCTCATGTGGACATCCTCACCATCCACGCACCCCTCACTCACGAGACGAGAAACATGATAACCAAGAGAGAGCTGGAGATGATGAAAGACGGTGCCGTTCTCATCAACTGTGCAAGGGGTGGTATAGTGAAGGAAGAAGATCTTCTTTGGGCTTTAGAAACAGGAAAGCTGAGTGGTGTAGGTCTCGATGTCTTTTCGGTGGAACCTCCATCCCACGAGTTTATAAAGAAGCTCTCTGCCTTTCCCAACGTGTCTCTATCACCCCACATAGGAGCCAACACCTATGAGTCTCAGGAAAATGTGGCCGTCATAGTGGCTCAGCAGGTGATAAAGGCACTGAGAGGCCAGACGGTAGAGTATGTGGTGAACGCACCTTTCCCGGATCTTTCCGTCCTCACCCTCATAAAACCCCACCTGGATCTGGCCGAGAAGATGGGTAAGTTTCTCGTCCAGTGGGCCGGTGAAGGCATACAGGAGGTTCACATAGAAGTGAGGGGAGATATAGCACCCCACTTTCACCCTATAGCCTCTGCCGTTCTCATGGGCATCCTTAGGGAGGTGGTAGACTTTCCCATCAACATCATAAACGCCTCTTATGTAGCGAGGGACAGAGGTATAAAGGTAGAGGAACTCACATCGGAAGAGTCGGTGGACTTTAAACACTACATCAAAGTGGTAGCCAAATCAGGGAACACAGAGAAGGTAGTGGCCGGAACAGTGCTGGAGGAGAGCCTCCTCAGACTGGTACGCATAGACTCCTACATGGTGGATGTAGAGCCGGAAGGTATACTTCTCATCTTTGAGAATAAGGACGTTCCCGGGGTTATAGGCAAAGTAGGATCCATACTGGGAAGGGCCAACGTCAACATAGCCGGTTTCCGATTAGGAAGAGAGAAGAAAGGTGGGATCGCTTTGGGAATCCTCAACTTAGATGATCCTGTTCCGGAAGAAGTACTGGCAGAGCTCAAAGCTGTTCCCGAGATATTCTTCGTGAGACAAGTTATCCTGTGA
- a CDS encoding inositol-3-phosphate synthase, with protein MADRKIRVAIVGVGNCASALVQGIYYYQKRQNLDTSGLMFEDVGGYKPWDIEIVAAWDIDARKVGKDVSEAIFSPPNCTTVFEPEVPHMGVKVRMGKVLDGYAPHMANYPPERSFVLAQEKEDELEDVVSVLKETRADVLVNYVPVGSEQAARFYAEACLRAGVSFINGMPTFIVSDPEWAKRFEAEGIPAVGDDIKSQVGATILHRTLVQLFVERGVKIDRTYQLNFGGNTDFLNMLERSRLQTKKTSKTEAVSSLIPYTLDWENIHIGPSDWVPWLKDRKIAYIRLEGRLFGDVPMYVEVKLDVEDSPNSAGSMIDAIRCCKLARDRGIGGPLYSISAYTMKHPPVQYPDWQARKMVEEFIRGERER; from the coding sequence ATGGCGGACAGAAAGATCCGTGTGGCCATAGTAGGTGTGGGAAACTGCGCCAGCGCCTTAGTGCAAGGCATTTACTACTACCAAAAGAGGCAGAACCTTGATACCAGTGGACTTATGTTTGAGGACGTGGGAGGATACAAACCGTGGGACATAGAGATAGTGGCTGCGTGGGACATAGACGCCCGAAAGGTGGGTAAGGATGTATCTGAGGCCATATTCTCCCCACCTAACTGTACCACTGTCTTTGAACCAGAAGTTCCTCACATGGGTGTGAAGGTGCGTATGGGAAAAGTGTTGGACGGATATGCTCCCCACATGGCCAATTACCCTCCCGAGAGGAGCTTTGTTCTCGCGCAGGAGAAAGAGGATGAACTGGAAGACGTGGTGAGTGTTTTGAAAGAAACAAGAGCGGACGTGCTTGTTAACTACGTACCAGTGGGTTCGGAACAGGCAGCGCGTTTTTATGCGGAGGCTTGTCTTAGGGCAGGTGTGTCCTTCATAAATGGTATGCCTACCTTCATAGTATCAGATCCAGAATGGGCCAAACGTTTTGAGGCGGAGGGAATACCTGCTGTAGGAGATGACATAAAGTCTCAGGTGGGTGCCACCATACTGCACCGTACTCTGGTGCAGCTGTTCGTAGAAAGGGGAGTAAAGATAGATAGAACCTATCAGCTGAACTTTGGAGGTAACACGGACTTTCTTAACATGTTGGAAAGATCAAGACTTCAGACCAAGAAAACTTCTAAGACGGAGGCTGTCTCTTCTCTTATTCCTTACACCTTGGATTGGGAAAACATCCACATAGGACCTTCTGACTGGGTACCGTGGTTGAAAGATAGGAAAATAGCTTACATAAGGTTAGAGGGTAGGCTCTTCGGAGATGTACCCATGTACGTAGAGGTAAAACTGGATGTGGAGGACTCTCCCAACAGTGCTGGTTCCATGATAGATGCCATAAGATGCTGTAAGCTGGCCAGAGACCGAGGTATAGGTGGTCCCCTGTACTCTATAAGTGCCTACACCATGAAGCACCCACCCGTTCAGTACCCTGACTGGCAGGCCAGGAAGATGGTGGAGGAGTTCATAAGGGGTGAGCGGGAGCGTTGA
- a CDS encoding 3-deoxy-D-manno-octulosonic acid transferase translates to MSGSVEESTLWFHCASVGEFNTAKPILKELVRRYKVVLTYFSPRAKSYLESQKDYYHQLRRLPVDLPWTVRRLEESIKPKAIVVVEREFWPCFLTFTRSKKILINAYAKGGFWERLMAKKFHLVLCRTDQDTEIYTSYGVRALTCGNLKLVMEKEDREVLLQLPEGRIWVAGSLHPEEFSIIASAFRILREEMKDLRLIAVPRHVSQAEKLLTFFRGFRVVLRTQHSSKDWDVMVVDTLGELRGLYRYGHVAFVGGTFCKKGGHNLLEPVYAGVPVVFGPYTQKVKDLEDFLVTEGAGFKVRSLHELIHTLRALLTGSMTFRIPNMSSLAEEIRSCYLSQLM, encoded by the coding sequence GTGAGCGGGAGCGTTGAGGAGAGCACCCTTTGGTTCCACTGTGCCAGTGTAGGGGAGTTTAACACCGCCAAACCTATCCTGAAGGAGTTGGTGAGAAGGTACAAAGTGGTTCTCACCTACTTCTCTCCGAGAGCTAAGTCTTACTTAGAGTCTCAGAAGGATTATTACCATCAACTTAGGAGGCTCCCCGTAGATCTACCTTGGACCGTAAGGAGACTGGAGGAAAGCATAAAACCTAAGGCTATAGTGGTAGTGGAAAGGGAGTTCTGGCCTTGTTTTTTGACTTTCACGCGCAGCAAAAAGATCCTCATCAACGCCTACGCAAAGGGTGGTTTTTGGGAGCGTTTGATGGCAAAGAAGTTCCACCTTGTTCTGTGTAGAACAGATCAAGACACGGAGATTTACACCTCTTACGGAGTAAGAGCGTTGACGTGTGGCAATCTTAAGCTGGTTATGGAAAAAGAGGATAGAGAGGTTCTTCTTCAGTTGCCGGAAGGGAGGATATGGGTGGCAGGTAGTTTACATCCCGAGGAGTTTTCTATAATAGCATCGGCTTTCCGTATCCTTAGGGAAGAGATGAAAGATCTTAGACTCATAGCTGTGCCGAGACATGTCTCTCAGGCAGAGAAACTTCTTACCTTTTTCAGAGGGTTCAGGGTGGTTCTGAGAACTCAGCACAGCTCTAAAGACTGGGATGTGATGGTGGTGGATACTCTGGGGGAGTTGAGGGGTTTGTACAGATACGGGCATGTGGCTTTTGTGGGTGGCACTTTCTGTAAAAAAGGTGGGCACAACCTTTTGGAACCAGTATACGCGGGGGTTCCCGTTGTGTTTGGACCTTACACCCAAAAAGTGAAGGACCTGGAGGACTTCCTCGTAACGGAGGGAGCAGGATTTAAGGTAAGGAGCCTTCATGAACTTATACATACCCTGAGAGCTCTACTTACGGGCAGTATGACCTTCCGTATACCCAACATGTCCTCCTTGGCAGAGGAGATAAGGTCCTGTTACCTTTCCCAACTTATGTAG
- a CDS encoding flippase-like domain-containing protein, giving the protein MSRGILYGLVLTLLLILGSLFYIVKKTFTREALTILFSLDKRYLLLSIICMAFYHTFDNLRLFVLARAVKLRYSFLYGYVVSLINTFGATITPAHLGGEFMSLYTLSRKGGRLHKVLSIVTVKTATGLSFFLLAFPFFLYDLYRDIQKAKQLGLILFVAAVLMLILYRVVRWGSNRASEGGFRKRLRYGFGRYIVYLRFFLRRGKLHLLGASISSVLLYVSFLLSGAFLLKAFGSTLPTEKMLIAQISLVYAIFASPTPGGSGVGELGGLSVFEPFLEPAAVGAFVILWRFITQYMSALLGGLLLSLLLLKDYISWER; this is encoded by the coding sequence ATGTCCAGAGGCATCCTTTATGGTCTTGTGCTAACCCTTCTTCTTATATTGGGTTCCCTCTTCTACATCGTTAAGAAAACTTTCACACGTGAAGCACTAACCATTCTGTTTTCTTTAGATAAAAGGTATCTTCTTCTTTCTATTATCTGTATGGCGTTTTATCATACCTTTGACAACCTGAGGCTTTTTGTTCTGGCCCGTGCTGTAAAACTACGCTACAGCTTTCTGTACGGTTACGTGGTCTCCCTCATCAACACCTTTGGTGCCACCATAACACCCGCTCACTTGGGGGGTGAGTTTATGTCCCTTTACACCCTCTCCAGAAAAGGCGGAAGGCTTCACAAGGTTCTCAGTATAGTTACTGTAAAGACGGCAACAGGCCTCTCCTTTTTCCTGCTGGCCTTTCCCTTCTTCCTCTACGATCTTTATCGCGACATTCAGAAGGCCAAACAACTGGGGCTTATACTTTTTGTAGCAGCTGTCCTCATGTTGATTCTGTACCGTGTGGTGCGTTGGGGTAGCAACAGGGCTTCGGAGGGTGGTTTCAGAAAGCGTCTGCGTTATGGATTTGGCAGATACATAGTTTACCTACGCTTTTTTCTAAGGAGGGGGAAACTGCACCTTTTGGGTGCATCTATCAGTAGCGTACTTCTGTATGTGTCTTTTCTTCTGTCAGGTGCCTTTTTATTGAAAGCTTTTGGTTCAACACTTCCCACTGAGAAAATGTTGATAGCGCAGATATCTTTGGTTTACGCCATATTTGCCAGTCCTACCCCCGGTGGTAGCGGTGTGGGAGAGTTAGGTGGCCTCTCTGTTTTTGAACCTTTTCTAGAACCTGCAGCGGTAGGAGCCTTCGTCATACTGTGGAGGTTCATAACCCAGTACATGAGCGCCCTCTTAGGAGGTTTACTCCTTTCCCTACTTCTCCTCAAAGACTACATAAGTTGGGAAAGGTAA